The following coding sequences are from one Macaca nemestrina isolate mMacNem1 chromosome 1, mMacNem.hap1, whole genome shotgun sequence window:
- the LOC105498213 gene encoding myelin protein P0 encodes MLRGPAPAMAPGAPSSSPSPILAVLLFSSLVLSPAQAIVVYTDREVHGAVGSRVTLHCSFWSSEWVSDDISFTWRYQPEGGRDAISIFHYAKGQPYIDEVGTFKERIQWVGDPRWKDGSIVIHNLDYSDNGTFTCDVKNPPDIVGKTSQVTLYVFEKVPTRYGVVLGAVIGGVLGVVLLLLLLFYVVRYCWLRRQAALQRRLSAMEKGKLHKPAKDSSKRGRQTPVLYAMLDHSRSTKAASEKKAKGLGESRKDKK; translated from the exons ATGCTCCGGGGCCCTGCCCCAGCTATGGCTCCTGGGGCTCCCTCATCCAGCCCCAGCCCTATCCTGGCTGTGCTGCTCTTCTCTTCTTTGG TGCTGTCCCCGGCCCAGGCCATCGTGGTTTACACCGACAGGGAGGTCCATGGTGCTGTGGGCTCCCGGGTGACCCTGCACTGCTCCTTCTGGTCCAGTGAGTGGGTCTCAGATGACATCTCTTTCACCTGGCGCTACCAGCCTGAAGGGGGCAGAGATGCCATTTCG ATCTTCCACTATGCCAAGGGACAACCCTACATTGACGAGGTGGGGACCTTCAAAGAGCGCATCCAGTGGGTAGGGGACCCTCGCTGGAAGGATGGCTCCATTGTCATACACAACCTAGACTACAGTGACAATGGCACGTTCACTTGTGACGTCAAAAACCCTCCAGACATAGTGGGCAAGACCTCTCAGGTCACGCTGTATGTCTTTGAAAAAG TGCCAACTAGGTACGGGGTGGTTCTGGGAGCTGTGATCGGGGGTGTCCTCGGGGTggtgctgttgctgctgctgcttttctaCGTGGTTCGGTACTGCTGGCTACGCAGGCAGGCGGCCCTGCAGAGGAGGCTCAG TGCCATGGAGAAGGGGAAATTGCACAAGCCAGCAAAGGACTCCTCGAAGCGCGGGCGGCAG ACGCCAGTGCTGTATGCCATGCTGGACCACAGCAGAAGCACCAAAGCTGCCAGTGAGAAGAAGGCCAAGGGGCTGGGGGAGTCTCGCAAGGATAAGAAATAG